GCGGAACCACTCAATCAGCGCCCCAGTGCTTTTTTCTGTGTTAATTTGGTAGCCCGTAAACCAGGAAAGCGTACAGCGAGTAGCAACCCCTATTTGCGGAAATTTTTACAACGATCACCGTGGCAGCCGACGCTGTGTAGTGCTTTTGCCGGTGCGCTCTGTTATCCGCGCTATCGTTGGTTTGATCGACTGCTGATCCAATTGATTATGTCGTTTACTCAGGGCGAAACGGATCCGACCCAATCGATTGAGTATACAGATTGGCAGCAAGTGGACGCGTTTGCTCGGCAATTTTCTCACTTATCGGAGAGTTAATCACCTACTGACGTTTTTTCTGCTTGCAAGTTGAGAAAGAAGACCTATAATACGCCCTCTTACTGAGAGCGGGCTTGGTGAGGCGGTCTAAAAAAATCGTCTGACGTGAAAGTACTCAAGGTAAGTTGAGTAGCAGGGTTCTTTAAAAAATTGACAAACAATCTATGTGGGCACTTAATTTTGAGTGACTTCTGCGTTGTAGGACTGAAGGGTTTTACGATGAATAGAAGTTAAATTGAAGAGTTTGATCATGGCTCAGATTGAACGCTGGCGGCAGGCCTAACACATGCAAGTCGAACGGTAGCGGGGGGAGTTTAGGCTCTCTGCCGACGAGTGGCGGACGGGTGAGTAAAGTCTGGGGATCTGACTAATGGAGGGGGATAACCACTGGAAACGGTGGCTAATACCGCATGAACTCTGAGGAGCAAAGGGTGGGACCTACGGGCCACTTGCCATTAGAGGAACCCAGATGAGATTAGCTAGTAGGTGGGGTAACGGCTCACCTAGGCGACGATCTCTAGCTGGTCTGAGAGGATGACCAGCCACACTGGGACTGAGATACGGCCCAGACTCCTACGGGAGGCAGCAGTGGGGAATATTGCACAATGGGCGAAAGCCTGATGCAGCCATGCCGCGTGTGTGAAGAAGGCCTTCGGGTTGTAAAGCACTTTCAGCGGGGAGGAAGTGGGTGGGGTTAATAGCCTGATTCATTGACGTTACCCGCAGAAGAAGCACCGGCTAACTCCGTGCCAGCAGCCGCGGTAATACGGAGGGTGCGAGCGTTAATCGGAATTACTGGGCGTAAAGGGCTTGTAGGCGGTTGATTAAGTTAGGTGTGAAATCCCTGGGCTCAACCTAGGAATGGCATTTAAGACTGGTGAGCTAGAGTGCTGTAGAGGGGGGTAGAATTCCAGGTGTAGCGGTGAAATGCGTAGAGATCTGGAGGAATACCGGTGGCGAAGGCGGCCCCCTGGACAGTGACTGACGCTGAGGAGCGAAAGCGTGGGGAGCAAACAGGATTAGATACCCTGGTAGTCCACGCTGTAAACGATGTCGACTTGGAGGTTGCGGACTTTGTTCTGTGGCTTCCGGAGCTAACGCGTTAAGTCGACCGCCTGGGGAGTACGGCCGCAAGGTTAAAACTCAAATGAATTGACGGGGGCCCGCACAAGCGGTGGAGCATGCGGTTTAATTCGATGCAACGCGAAGAACCTTACCTACTCTTGACATCCAGAGAAGATTGCAGAGATGTGATTGTGCCTTCGGGAGCTCTGAGACAGGTGCTGCATGGCTGTCGTCAGCTCGTGTTGTGAAATGTTGGGTTAAGTCCCGCAACGAGCGCAACCCCTATCCTTTTTTGCCAGCACGTTATGGTGGGAACTCAAAGGAGACTGCCGGTGACAAACCGGAGGAAGGTGGGGATGACGTCAAGTCATCATGGCCCTTACGAGTAGGGCTACACGCGTGCTACAATGGCTAATACAAAGGGCTGCGAACCAGCGATGGTGAGCGAATCTCATAAAGTTAGTCATAGTCCGGATTGGAGTCTGCAACTCGACTCCATGAAGTAGGAATCGCTAGTAATCGCGAATCAGAATGTCGCGGTGAATACGTTCCCGGGCCTTGTACACACCGCCCGTCACACCATGGGAGTGGGCTGTACCAGAAGTGGGTTGCTTAACCTGAAAGGGAGGGCGCTTACCACGGTGTGGTTCATGACTGGGGTGAAGTCGTAACAAGGTAACCGTAGGGGAACCTGTGGTTGGATCACCTCCTTACTGAAGTTAAAAGCAGGTGCTACGACGTAGGGTGATGAGAAGTTGAGTGCTCACAGAGATTGTTTGTTAGGGGTTATGCCAGAAGTTGGCTAAGCGACTGAGGTCTAGCTTCTGATTGTCCCCTTCGTCTAGAGGCCTAGGACATCGCCCTTTCACGGCGGTAACAGGGGTTCGACTCCCCTAGGGGACGCCATATAGC
This genomic stretch from unidentified bacterial endosymbiont harbors:
- the hemG gene encoding menaquinone-dependent protoporphyrinogen IX dehydrogenase, which translates into the protein MTALLLYSSRDGHTQRIMQRMAQLLSEQLVCEVADLHQLATPDWDRYQRIMLGASIRYGHFHPLFWRFVQQQAEPLNQRPSAFFCVNLVARKPGKRTASSNPYLRKFLQRSPWQPTLCSAFAGALCYPRYRWFDRLLIQLIMSFTQGETDPTQSIEYTDWQQVDAFARQFSHLSES